DNA sequence from the Leptospira limi genome:
TTCCAGTTTTGGCAGTTTTTGAAACTCGTTGTTGTTGTTTTTCTAAACTGTCCAAATCGGCAAGGATGAGTTCGTAATTGATGACAGTAATGTCTTCGATAGGATCAACTTTCCCATGAACATGTGTTATATTTTCATCTTGGAAGGCTCTCACAACATGGCAAATCGCATCAACTTCCCGGATGTGGGATAAAAATTGGTTTCCAAGCCCTTCTCCTTGGCTTGCCCCTTTTACAAGGCCTGCAATGTCCACAAACTCAATCATTGTGGGAACAGTACGTTTTGGTTTGTAGATCTCAGCCAGGCGGTTTAACCTTTCGTCAGGAACTTCCACAACACCAGTATTTGGTTCGATGGTACAAAAAGGATAATTCGCAGCCTGAGCGCCTGCCTTCGTGAGTGCGTTAAAAATAGTCGACTTACCGACGTTCGGGAGACCTACAATGCCACAATTCAAAGCCATAAGGATAGGTTTTTTGAACCAAGCCTAAGGGACAAGGAAAAATGTTGTCTTAGTTTTGAAATCCTGTCTCTAAATAAATAGAAGTGAGATAATACACCGAAATACTGATGACAATGAGATAAAAACCCAAATAATATTTTCCAATCCGTTTCCAAGGAAATCTGTCATCCAATTGCAAAGTACTGACAATCCAATCGGGACTTGGATTTAAGGGTAACTCAACTTCTTTCCCTGACTTTCTCCAAACATGTTTTTTTTCATCAAACTTCAATTGATAAAAAGGAGAATCCAAACCCAACTCAGAAACAGACAATAATATACTAGGAATTTCAAAGTATTTAAACCGAATAAGTCCAGAAAATCCAGTAAAAATAGCCAAATAATTAATTACTACAATCAAGGGACTTGCCGTATAACGTGAGCTAAACAATAAATACAAATAGATGGCTAAAAAACTAATCGAGATCAATTTGGAAACTGATGTAAGATTTTTATAAAGTTTTTGTTCTTTTAGAAACAAAATAAATGGTTCACGATTCATAGCGAATTTGACTTGTCATTGGAATTTGAGATTTAGATATTGATGGCATTCTTCCCATCCAATCAGAAGGAACACCTGTCTCTACCATATGATTTTGGCCCTGTAAGTCAGTAAAGGAAAATCGAAACGAATGGAGATACATTCGTTTTTCTCCTTTTTCTTTTTTCCCATACAAAGTATCTCCTAGGACAGGAAAACCCAAAGAAGAAAGCATAACACGAATTTGGTGCCTTCTTCCTGTTAAAATTTTTGCAAGCCCAAAAGATATATTCTTTTTTTCATCAGATTCGAGGATGGTAAACTCCGTGATTGCTTTTTTACCTCCACTCCTTACGATACTTACTTGTTTATTCCCATCTTTTATAAAACATTCCATTCGGTATTCTTTCCAATTTGGAATCCCATCACATAAAAAAATATAGGTTTTCTCTGCATTTTTTAATAACTGGTCTAGTTCCAGGTTTTTGTCTTTATTTTTTCCGAGTAAGACAATTCCACTCGTACCAAGATCCAATCGATTGACAGTCCTTAGTTCAGGAATTTGTAAATGATTTGCAAGTAAACGAGTAAAGTCCAGACGATTTGGGTCTTTTGTTTCATGGACAGGAATTCCTTCTGGTTTTTCTGCGAGTAAAAAATCCTCACATTCAAATAAGATACGGGTGGTATACTGATTTCCTAATGGAATGAGGTTAGGCGGAGAATTCAATCCAAAGACCACCTAAACTTCGTATATTGATGACACCAGTATCAAATAATAAGTATTGACCTTTGATTCCAACAAGGGTTCCTTCAACTGGTGTTTCTTTTGTGAGTTTTAGAGATTTAATTTTAGAAGGATAAGATAAAATCGGATACTCGATTTCCATCATTTCTTCTGTAAGGATAGGTTTCCAGATTAACTTTTGTTTGGTTTCGATAGGAGAAAAAAATTCATTTTTTTCTAAATGGTTTAAAAATTTGACAGCTTCTTTTTTGAGATCAATGATTCCAGGGTCTCCTGCTACCATTTTTTGCCAGGATGTTTTATCTGGTAAAAATTGACTGAGAAAATGTTCTAAAATACCTGCGTCCCTTCTGGAACTCACTTCCAAAATTGGGATTCCAAACTTTGCACCTTGGTCCACCCATCGGTTTGTGACAGGATTTTCTTTTGTGATTCCAACTTTCATGCCACTGGAATTGGCAAAGTATACAATGTGTTTTTTAAAACAATGAGTACTCCCCCATTCAGGATCACGACAAGTTCCTTTGTGATGGTGGCATGTTTCTGGGCGCATGATACAAAGATCATTTTCTGCTAATTTTGAAAAACAAACAAAACAATAACCTTGGTTAAATGACTTTTTTGTTTTTTTTCCGCAGTGCATACATCGAATTTCATCATTTGTGGTGAGTGAAATTTTTTTGCCTAGAAAGGATTCGATTGGTACATCTGAAGTTAGTTCTTTACCTTCAATTGTTTTTGTTTTTTTGTCCTCAGTATAATTTGCATATTCCCAAAAATAGGAAACAGGTTTTGTCCCTTTATGGGACATCTTTCGAACATAACCTTGGAAACTTGGCATGGACTAAAAGGTAAATTCCTTCACTTCTTCTGGAAAAAATTCATCGTTCACTTTCACAAAATAAAGTTGGGCCAATGAAGGTGATTCTTCTATTTTTTTCCATACAAAGATCACTATCATTTTTTGGTACAGATAATGTGAGATCTGTCCTTTGGGTGAATAAAAAAGAGATAACTGGTTTTCACCTTCACCAAGGTAAATCACAGTCCCATTTAAATTTCGTGATTTTTCCTTGGATACTTTGATGTGGATTTTTCCACTTGGATTCAAATCTTCAGGATCCCTTCCTGTTGCAAATTCTGCATCACTCACTTCGGACTCAGTGTGCACTTGGTCGGTAGACCCTGTTACATCCAAAAAATTACATGGAAAGTCACCTGGCATATTCGGAAAATCATTGGAACAGGTTTGGTGAGTGGCTTCTTTTTCATCAAATTTAGTATGAGTTGCCATTACAGTGGATCGTATGGTTGCATAGGCGACAGACTTTAATACTTTTGCGGTTTTTTGTTTGGGTATTTGTTTGATTTTGGTTTCCGATGCGTAAGTAACACCTAACAAAACAGTAATGGATAATAAAAAAGTAAATTTAAACTTCATTTTGGATCCTTAGTAGATTAAATAGGGTTCAATTTTTTTTCGTTCTTTTTCTTCATCACTAAGATACGTATTATGAAACTCAATATAGGTTTTTCCATCGTTGATGGCAGAACGAAAATGATCATTCCCCCATAATTGGTCAACCCAGTGGTTTGTTGAACCTTTACTCCATTTAAAATCGTTTGGATACGTTTCTTTCATAAGCCGAATGAGTTCATATGCAAGTAACATAGGATCATAATCGGGTCTAACTAAATTCATCCGTAAACCAGAACAAATTTTTCCTTTATGGGGACCAAAGGTAGGTTTAAAATACACAGTTGAAAAATAATACGATTTGTTGCCGATGGCACTGAGTTTTGAAGCAAGTTCTTCAGGATTTGTCATCCATGGTGCACCAAAATAAACAAAAGGAGCTTGGGTTCCTCGTCCGACTGATACATTCACACCTTCGAGTAACACAAGGGATAAATAATTCCTTGCAGAATCCACCATTGGTAAGTTAGGTGAAGGTGTTGTCCAAGGGATTCCGGTATCTTCAAAGTACATCCCACGTTTATAACCTTCCACTGGAATCACATCCAAATCCACAGATTCTTTTAAGTATTCTTTATTATAAAATAGTGCAGCTTCTCCTGTTGTCATCCCCGTAATGAGTAAGGAAGGAAATTCTCCTGCAAAGTTTAGGTGTTTAGGACTCATCTTTTCTCCCATGGGTGGGAGGTGCATCGCCACATGGATATGATCAAGAACGATGAGTTTGGTTTTTGTATTTTTTAATGCATCCATCAAACGTTTGAGTACGCTTAAATAAGTGTAACAACGCATTCCCACATCTTGTACATCAAATAAAACAAAATCCACTTCCTTCACTAAGTCTCTTAGTTCGGAATCTTTGATTCGATAAATATGATAAAGTGGACGATTAAAAGTTGAGTCCATAGTAACAGGAGTTTGGCTAAACTCTTCTTCTAAACCAAGAAATCCATGTTCCAAACCAATCAAATGTTCTAATGTTATTTTATGTTTTTCGAGAGATGAGATGATCTTTTTTGGATTTGTTCCAATTCCAGAAGGGTTTGTCGCAAGCATCAATTTTTTTCCCGCCATGGTAGGAAGGATTTTTTCGTAAAAAATGTCCTGGGACAATCGAACTTTGGAATCAGCAGGGTGGACACGAAACTGCGGAACCGTGTTCCCATGGCAAGCAAGGACAAGAAACGAGAGAGAAAACCTAAAAAAGTAATTGGTCATGTAAGTATATGTTTCTATAATATAGCAAATCTTCAAGGAGAAATGTCCTTCATGCTTCATCGACTTCGAATTGCTCCCTATACTGGGATTCTAGTCCTCACCATCTTGGCATGTGCTGGGTCCAATTCCGCGCAAAAAAACCCGTCTTTACCTGACAATGTGGTCACTGCTATGGGAGAGGCTCCCATTTACCAAGGAGACTTGGCCCTAGCTCGTAACAAGGCACTCAAAGATGCAAAACTCAATGCCATCCGTAAACTAGTGGGCGAACAAATCACAGAAAAGTCGGGAGTCTCTGATGGGCAATCCCTAGGATCCAAACTCTACGGGAAAACCGATAGTTTTGTCAAAAAATACGACATCATCAGTGAAGAACAATGGAAATTGGATACCCAAGACATGATCCGTCTCAATGTCCGTTGTGAAGTAGAAGCAACAAAACTTTCTACAGCTGTGGATGCTCTCCTCGATGATGTAGGGAACCCAAGGATCGCTGTCCTTGTCCAAACCGTTGTGAATGGAAAATCCTTTCCCATTGGATCAGCAACTAACATTGCAGAGGCGGAACTCATTGAAAAACTCCGTACCAAAGGGAATAAAGTTGTCGATAGTTCCCAACTCACTGCCCTTCTCAAAAAAAATCCAAGTCTTGCAAAACTTGACCTTACCTCTGTAGAAGAAGGTAGCCCCCTTCTCACACTGGCACAAGATTCAGGTGCGGAAGTTTTGATTGTAGCAAAAGTTACAACCACTGACCAAAAACCTGTAGTTTTACCTGGCGGTAAAAAAACTGATTTTTTAAGTTCAGCGGCAACAGGCCCTTACCGTATCATCCAATTATGGGGTGATGGAAAAATTTTTGGATCAGGGAGTTTGGAAGGCCGAGGTGCTGACATCACCCAAGAAGTTTCCAGAGAACAAGCTGTGAAAGACTGGGCAAACCTTGTTTCTGTAAAAGTGGGAAAACAAATCAAAGACGAATGGTTTAAACTCACAGAACAAAACACTGTGATCTTAAAGTTCAAAGGACTTGCTTTGGAAGATGCAATCAATTTCAAAAACGATTTGATGGAATACACATCGGTGAAACAAATCAATGATCGTAAAACAGAAATGAATGGATCTGAATGGGAACTTACTTATCCAGGAAAGGAATCAATGTTTGCAGAAGAGCTCATGTATAAAAAGGATTCTAGTTTCCGTTTTTTGAGTAGCAAAACTCTCAACATCAACAGTTCCAAACGTGGAGTTGTGGAAATCGAATTCAAAAATAAATAAATTTTCTTTTATCAGATTTTCCTGCAGAGAATCGAATGTTTTTCTCTGCAGCTTATCCCACCTTCTCACCCATTTCCAATCTCAAATCCAATCAACTAGGATCCAAACTCACAAGTATAGATTTCGATTTGGTTCATTCCGCGGGAGCTTGGTTTTCTTTTGGTTCACTCACTAGAGGTAATTTGGTTTGGTTCACATCCAGTAGTGGACCCAATTCGAAAATATTTGAATAACCATACGCTTTTAGAGAATTGTAAGTCGATAAATTTAAGGAAGCCGCTGGGCTTTTGGCTGCAAACGCTTGTTCGTTGCCTTCAAAATTATTATTACAATAAATGAGAATTTTGGATTTTGGTTCTGGGATCACTGTAGCCAAACTGTCTTTGGTAAATTCGGTAAAAGGTAAATTCACTGCACCTTTGATATGCAATAAACGAAACCGATTTTCGCTCCTTGCATCAAGGACAACAACACCATCTTCTGACATCATCTTTAAAAACTGATCCTCCGTTAGGCGGTGGTTTTCGCGTTCTGACTCAGATCGATTGACAATTTTTTTGAATTCACCATAGTCGATAAGCCGATTTGGAATGGGTTTTCCTTTTGGTTGTTTTTTTTGTTTTTCAACGGGTTTTGCCACTAGTGAAACTGTGATCAGTAGGAGAGAAACAATGATGGTTCGATTCATAACTTTACCCATTTCCAAAATCGCTAAAAGTATAACTTCTATTTCTATCAGAACTCAAACCTTTTTTCGACTTGCCAGGGGAATTTAAAGAAATTGAGTGAAAGGTATGAGTACTTTACGCGCTGTTATCAAAACCAATAAAGGTGAAATCCGAATCGATCTTACTCCTGACAAAACACCGAATACGGTTGCCAACTTTGTGAATTTGGCACAAAGGAAATTCTACGATGGATTAAAATTCCACCGAGTCATTGCTGATTTTATGATCCAAGGTGGTTGTCCACAGGGAACTGGAACGGGTGGACCCGGGTATAAATTCCGCGATGAATTTGATTCCAGTTTAAAACACAACAAGCCAGGTATCCTTTCTATGGCAAATGCAGGCCCTGGAACCAATGGAAGTCAATTTTTTATCACACATGTTCCCACACCTTGGCTTGATGGAAAACATTCAGTGTTTGGTTCCGTGGTTGATGCCTCTGACCAAGAAGTTGTGAATTCCATCCAACAAGGGGATAAAATTGAATCCATTACGATTGAAGGAGATGCCTCTTCTGTATTGGAAGTGGCAAAACCATATTTGGATGAGTGGAACCAAATCTTAGATTCTAAAAAATAAAGGTTGTTTTCGTTTCTAATTTCTTTTTAGTCTAAAGATTATGAAAGAGAAACGGAAACCAAACCCTATCGTCCCAATCAAATTGGCTTCTCGTACAATTTTTAACCTGAAGCCAACGAAAATCAAACCATCGAAAAAAATTTATTCCCGAAAAGGTAAAAATGACCTTTCGGGAATTCTTTTTTTTAAACCATTCTTTTTCTAACCAAGTTACATTCGTTCCATTTCACTCCAAGAATCCAAATCCAATTCGTCTTCTTTTCCTAAATCAACAAACATCAATCGTTCTAATTCTGAATTCCTTTGTTTGGCAAGGCTAATGTACTGGACTCGGTCTTTGCGTAAGTCAAATAGTTCATGGAAGGTTTCATCATCATGTGCTAAGAATAAATTTTTAGCACGTTCCGCTGCATAGGATCTCGTTCCCAGTAATTTTAAAACATCTCCTCCCAGTTTCACAGCGGTTTCTCTGGTTTCGCGGTAAATGAAGGAAAGTCCCATTTCTTTTAAGTCATATGCTTCTTCTCGATCGCCGGCTCTGGCAACAATTTGTAAATTTGGATAATGGTGTTTTACATTACGAATGAGTTCGTGTTGTTTTTCAGGATGGTCAAGGGCAGCAATTAAAACTTTTGCATGTTCTAAACCAGCACTCTCCAATAGTTCAATGCGTGTTGCATCTCCAAAAAAAACCTTAAATCCAAATCGTCCAAGCATCTCCACTCGATCCGCATCATAATCTAAAATTGTAATTCCAATCCCATTTGATCGTAAAAATCTACCAACCATATTTCCAAAACGACCAAATCCACATATGATGACTGGATTTTCTTCTTTTTCTAAGGTTTGGTTTGTTTGTTTCTTTGGTGCCTTCGATTGTAAGGCTTCAAAAATTGTTTTCTCATATAACAATAATAATATGGGTGTAAATGCCATACTGAGAGCCACACAAGCAACAAGGATGACAATTGTGTCCTTATCAAAAATTCCCAATCCTTCGGAATAACCAAATAAAACGAATGAAAATTCTCCTACTTGTGATAATGCCAAAGCCATGTATAAATTTTGGTCCAAGGGAAGTTTAAACAAAAAACCAAGTAGGAGTAAGACGAGAGCTTTTAGAAAGATAATACCAACAACAATGCCAACAATTTTCATCGGGTGTTGGAAAACGACAGGGAGTTCCATGGAAGCACCCACACTTAAAAAAAACAAACCAAGTAACAAACCTTTAAAAGGTTCTATATTACTTTCTAATTCATGACGAAATTCGCTACTCGCAAGCACAACTCCCGCAAGGAATGTTCCAAGTGCTGCAGAAACCCCCACAGAAGTCATGAGGACTGAGATGGCAATCACAAGTAACAAACTTGCACCTGTAAAAATCTCACGGCTTCCAGACTTGGCGATCAATCGGAAAATAGGACTTAAGATATACCTACCGATTAAGATAATCCCAATTACCACAAAAAGGACAACGAGTGTTTTTTGGTAACCAGGTAAATGGTCTACAAGAGAATGTCCATGGTCGTTTGTGATCACATCTCCTTCACTTAACATTGGGAAGATGGCAAGAATCGGAATCACTGCCATATCTTGGAAAAGAAGGATCGAAAACGAAGCTTGCCCTGAGATGGATTTCATCAATCCTTTCTCTTTTAATGTTTGTAAAACAATCGCTGTAGAAGAGAGAGATAAGATGAATCCGAGCGCAATTGAGGATTTCCAAGAAAATTGAAAACCTATGGAAAATAAAAATACAAAAACAGTAGTCAATACTAACTGAAGACCACCTAAGCCGAGTAACCAGAACTTTAACCTCCATAAAAGGTTTAGTTCCAATTCTAAACCAATTGCAAATAACATCATCACAACACCAAATTCTGCAAAATGCAAAAGGTCTTTTCCTTCCGTTCCCACAAAACCAAAAACAAATGGCCCGATGACAATACCTGCAACCAAATAACCAAGGACTGAACCAAGTCCCAATCGATTGGCAATGGGAACCATAATGATGGCACTTGTAAGATAAATGATTGCTTGAATGAAAAAATTGACCTCACCCATGTTTTGCCTCTAAGAATGAAAGAATGAAATTTCGATAACGAAGGGATTCTTTTTGGAAATCTCCTTCTTTTAATTGGAATGTCCCTTGGACTAAAAAAGGAGGTTGGTAATCCATCTTACAAAGCTCTGCTGTCCTTCGAAAAGGTAAAAGAAAATCCTCAATACGATGTTTATGAAAGCCGTCTTCCTTATATGCCATTTCGGATCCACCTGTGGTAATGGTTTGGATCCATTTTTTACCATTTAATGAATTTCCATTTTTACCATAGGCCCAACCATCTTCCAAAACAAAATCGAACCATTGTTTCATCAGTGGCGGGCAACTGTACCAATAAAAAGGATGTTGGAAGAGGATTACATCATGTTCCAAAAGAATCTTTTGCTCTAACTTGACATCAATCGTAAAATTAGGATAAATTTCATATAAGTCTCGTAAGGTGATATGATCTGAGATGGGTATGGAATCTAATAACATTTGATTTGCTTTCGATTTTTCCAAAAATGGATGGAACAACTGGATCAATATTTTTGGCATTTGGATTAAGTCATCAAATCAGAAGTTTGGTTGCAAACATTAAAAATATGATTTCAATTGACCAATTCCAAAAAAATACTAAATTCGTCTGTAGTGGGAAATTTATTTCTAATTCTCTTTTTTTCTACCTTTGTATCAGAAGACTTAACCTGTATCAGCTCTGGTTTACTTGCGAAAGAAGGGAAACTTCTATTATTACCTGCAATCCTTGTGACTGGACTTGGAATCTTCGTAGGTGATTTACTGCTTTATTTTGTGGGATTCTTTTTTGGATCGTATTTAAAATTATGGAAACCAATGAAGAACTGGGAATCCAAAATTAGTTCCCAAACTCTTTACAAACATTGGCAATCAAAGTTTAGTCTTTCGGTGATGATTTCTCGTTTTTTACCGGGCACTAGGTTACCCCTCTACCTCATGAGTGGGTATTTTAAAATGCCATTTCTCGTTTTTGTATGGAGCAGTTTTTTAGCTGTTTTGATTTGGACCACTCTATTCGTATCCTTGGTATTTTATTATGGAAAGTGGATCAGTGAATATTATTTCAACCAATCCAATTTGTGGACAAGTATTGGAATTGGACTAAGTTTTTACGGGTTCTATCTTCTTTTCCAAACCATTCTCATTCCCGAAAAGAGAAAAAGGGTTACACTGCAATGGACCAAGTTATCCCAAATGGAATTTTGGCCAAGTACAATCTTTTATCTTCCACTCATACCTTATCTCTTCTATTTGTCCATTCGGTATAGAGGAATACGATATCTCACAGCAACAAATCCAGGAATCATCGCCTCAGGGATCGCTGGTGAATCGAAATATGATATCTTAAACCTCATTCCAAACAAATACATAGCCAAATCTTGTTTGGTTTCGTCTGGCACACAAGAACCAGAAACATTGATCAAACAGTGGCTCACCAAAAACAAAATTAAGTTTCCAATCATCGCAAAACCAGACAAAGGTGAAAGAGGCTTTTTGGTACAAAAAATCCATACTATGAGTGAACTCACAAACGTTTTACAAACATATCCTATCGATTGGTTATTACAAGAATGGATAGAAGGACCATTTGAAGTGGGTATCTTTTACTGCAGGTATCCCAATGAATCGCAGGGAGTGATTTTTTCTGTGACTGACAAAGTGTTTCCTGAAATCATCGGAGATGGAATTTCAACCTTAGAATCATTGATTGAAACTCATCCTAGATTCCGTTTCCAAATGGAAACTCATAAAAAACACAATCTTGGAAAATTACAGCAAATCATACCACTTGGAGAAAAACGAAGGATAGGTTCCATAGGAAACCATATCCAAGGTTGTATGTTCCAGGACGGAGGTTATCTCCTCACAAATAAACTAGAAACAGAATTGATCAAAATAGGAGACAATACCAAAGGATTCTATTTCGGAAGGTTTGATATACGGTTCCAAGATGTAAAAAAATTCCAAGAAGGAAATGGATTTAAAATCATCGAACTGAATGGAGTGACAAGTGAATCTACCAATCTATATGATCCCAAGTTTTCGATCAGACAAAGTTATTCCATTTTATGGAAACAATGGAAATTCATCTTTGAAATTGGGTACCAAAACTACCAAAGAGGAATTCATTTATACCCATATGGGAAATTGGTTCAATTGATTCGACAACACAACCAATACCGAAAAAAATTCAGTCGATTGGAAATAAGTCCCTAAGATAAGGAATTTTTTTTCTCTCATAATACACAACATACAGAGACAATAGGAATACCAAAAGGGCCAAAATAAAGAGTAATCCACCATCATTTTGGACAACAATGCCCAAAAACACTAAATGAGATAAAATTGCACCGAACATCAGGTTTGATGCCAATAGAGCACCTAACCAAACCAAACGTGGGAACAATAGGAGGATAATACAAATGGTTTCTAAAATCCCCAAACCAATTCTCCCCCACGGTTCCATCGCAAGAACGGTAAAGATGTATTTAGATTCTTCTGAACCAGTAAATTTAAAGTATAAAGTTTGCCCGATGATCAGAACAATCAATGTTCTAGCGATATAAAAACTATAAGGATGGAATAGGATTAATTTCATATGGAGACCTCTTTGAATACAATTGATTTGATTTCAGAAAACCTTGTCCAAGGGATAAAATGACTCCCTCCCGAAAGAAGATACACTTTCGATTCACCTTTGTATGATTCATGATTTAAATAATTTGTGTGTTCCCAAGGGACAAGCCCATCCGAATCACCGTGTACCATGACAACCGGAAACCGAGATTGTTTCAATTCAAATCCCAAATCGATTAAGTCTTGTTTTAATTGAAACATTTCTTCGTTACTTCGTACCCAAGACTTGGGCAAAATCCATTCAATCATAACACTCTTAGCAATGTGGTTATAAAATCTAAGTTCTTCATATTTGGGATCCATTGGTGCCGAGAGTAAAAAAACCTTTCCATTCTTCTTCAAGTTTTCACTTAGTAAGTGGAAGGACTTCATAGAAACGGGTCCTCCATAGGAATGTCCAACAATGATAATGGAAGTCACTGAAAGTTTTTGGTTCTCTATAAAGGATTGGATCATTTCCGAAATTCCTTTGCCTTGGGCATTCACACTGGGAATAAATTTCTCTTGTTCTGATAAACCAAATCCAAGCCGATCAGGAGACAACATACAAAAATGAGTTTGGAAATCCTTATCTTTTAAATACGGCAAAAAATCGGAACCATTCCCTGGAGACCCATGAACAAAGACCATTAATTTTGACTTCGATCGGCAATCATTCGTTAACGTGAATATGTTTCCTTCTTTCGTTTGAATTGTAAATTTCTCGATCTTCTCCTTTCCTTCTAGATGCGGAACACATTGGAGAAACATTACCTGGATCCAAATTACCATTTGGATCCATTTTTTAGTACCCACCAGGAGCAAATGGATTCGGTTATGATTCAACTTCATTTGTATAAAACAAAGCACCGGTTTTATAAAGTCTTTGGAATAATTCGTTGGGTAGTTTGGAGTCGATGGGACTTGCATATTCAGGTAAAAAACCCTTCACCAAATACATTTCAATGTCAGCTTTGTTTTTAATTGAAACAAATCCTCTTGGTTCACATTCGAAGATTTTTTGAACTTCTTCATACACGGAACGCGAAATATTCACTTCGGCAACAACACCACTACTCTCAAGCCTACTTGCGGTATTCACTGTATCACCCCAAACATCATAGGCAAATTTATCACTTCCCACAACACCCGCAACAAGTGGTCCGATATGAATTCCCAATCGGATTTCCCAAAATGCTCTACCATGTAATTGATGGATTTCTTTTTGTTCAGCCATATATGACTGGAATCCCAAGCCACATAACA
Encoded proteins:
- a CDS encoding VTT domain-containing protein; its protein translation is MTNSKKILNSSVVGNLFLILFFSTFVSEDLTCISSGLLAKEGKLLLLPAILVTGLGIFVGDLLLYFVGFFFGSYLKLWKPMKNWESKISSQTLYKHWQSKFSLSVMISRFLPGTRLPLYLMSGYFKMPFLVFVWSSFLAVLIWTTLFVSLVFYYGKWISEYYFNQSNLWTSIGIGLSFYGFYLLFQTILIPEKRKRVTLQWTKLSQMEFWPSTIFYLPLIPYLFYLSIRYRGIRYLTATNPGIIASGIAGESKYDILNLIPNKYIAKSCLVSSGTQEPETLIKQWLTKNKIKFPIIAKPDKGERGFLVQKIHTMSELTNVLQTYPIDWLLQEWIEGPFEVGIFYCRYPNESQGVIFSVTDKVFPEIIGDGISTLESLIETHPRFRFQMETHKKHNLGKLQQIIPLGEKRRIGSIGNHIQGCMFQDGGYLLTNKLETELIKIGDNTKGFYFGRFDIRFQDVKKFQEGNGFKIIELNGVTSESTNLYDPKFSIRQSYSILWKQWKFIFEIGYQNYQRGIHLYPYGKLVQLIRQHNQYRKKFSRLEISP
- a CDS encoding NAD(P)H-dependent oxidoreductase, which translates into the protein MPKILIQLFHPFLEKSKANQMLLDSIPISDHITLRDLYEIYPNFTIDVKLEQKILLEHDVILFQHPFYWYSCPPLMKQWFDFVLEDGWAYGKNGNSLNGKKWIQTITTGGSEMAYKEDGFHKHRIEDFLLPFRRTAELCKMDYQPPFLVQGTFQLKEGDFQKESLRYRNFILSFLEAKHG
- a CDS encoding DoxX family protein codes for the protein MKLILFHPYSFYIARTLIVLIIGQTLYFKFTGSEESKYIFTVLAMEPWGRIGLGILETICIILLLFPRLVWLGALLASNLMFGAILSHLVFLGIVVQNDGGLLFILALLVFLLSLYVVYYERKKIPYLRDLFPID
- a CDS encoding alpha/beta fold hydrolase — its product is MKLNHNRIHLLLVGTKKWIQMVIWIQVMFLQCVPHLEGKEKIEKFTIQTKEGNIFTLTNDCRSKSKLMVFVHGSPGNGSDFLPYLKDKDFQTHFCMLSPDRLGFGLSEQEKFIPSVNAQGKGISEMIQSFIENQKLSVTSIIIVGHSYGGPVSMKSFHLLSENLKKNGKVFLLSAPMDPKYEELRFYNHIAKSVMIEWILPKSWVRSNEEMFQLKQDLIDLGFELKQSRFPVVMVHGDSDGLVPWEHTNYLNHESYKGESKVYLLSGGSHFIPWTRFSEIKSIVFKEVSI